In Anaerobaca lacustris, one DNA window encodes the following:
- a CDS encoding tyrosine-type recombinase/integrase, whose protein sequence is MVFVSHSDIEKVIEACPDIQWKVIFALARYGGLRCPSEVLSLRWDDVNWGRSRLLVRSPKTERHEGGESRVVPIFPELKPILLEAFHEAEEGTEHVVTRYRVQSANLRTQAHRIIKRAGLKPWTRTFQNLRASRETELTERFPLHIVTAWLGNSQIIAAKHYLTVRDEDFERAAKSAHETTQCDAATPCGRVKSLLGNGEKNGVLQCVTADHSTTHEFLLAPRGFEPLSPG, encoded by the coding sequence ATGGTGTTCGTTTCGCACTCGGACATCGAGAAGGTGATCGAGGCCTGCCCCGACATTCAATGGAAGGTGATTTTCGCCCTGGCGAGATATGGCGGGTTGCGATGCCCCTCTGAGGTCCTGTCTCTGCGCTGGGACGATGTGAACTGGGGGCGAAGCCGCTTGCTGGTGCGCTCCCCCAAGACTGAGCGGCATGAAGGCGGTGAGTCTCGGGTCGTTCCGATCTTTCCCGAGTTGAAACCAATCCTCCTGGAAGCCTTCCACGAAGCCGAGGAAGGAACAGAACACGTCGTCACGCGATATCGTGTACAGAGTGCCAACCTGCGAACGCAGGCCCATCGGATCATCAAGCGGGCGGGACTGAAACCCTGGACTCGGACGTTTCAGAACCTTCGGGCAAGTCGCGAAACGGAGTTGACCGAGCGATTCCCTCTGCACATCGTCACGGCCTGGCTTGGGAACTCGCAGATCATCGCGGCGAAGCACTACTTAACCGTCCGCGATGAAGACTTCGAACGGGCTGCAAAAAGCGCACACGAGACGACACAGTGTGATGCTGCTACCCCCTGCGGGAGGGTGAAAAGCCTACTTGGGAACGGGGAGAAAAACGGCGTTCTTCAGTGCGTAACAGCGGATCACAGTACCACTCATGAATTCCTATTAGCCCCAAGGGGATTCGAACCCCTGTCGCCGGGTTGA
- a CDS encoding indolepyruvate ferredoxin oxidoreductase subunit alpha → MPAEVDKAKCTGCESCVEECPSNAISMADGKAVVDADSCIDCGACIDACPVEAISM, encoded by the coding sequence ATGCCGGCAGAAGTGGACAAGGCAAAATGCACCGGTTGTGAGTCCTGTGTGGAGGAGTGCCCCAGCAACGCCATCAGCATGGCAGACGGCAAGGCAGTCGTGGACGCGGATTCCTGCATCGATTGCGGGGCCTGTATCGACGCGTGCCCCGTCGAAGCCATAAGCATGTAA